A single Duncaniella dubosii DNA region contains:
- the mobV gene encoding MobV family relaxase: MSHYTVCHYEKCYGPPVSYSTHIERKKADGTEHVPYNIKRRDLTRHNKEFIKEAREIGRSAAIEKRLDAVRHQKDADGNEYERKIRKGQICCIEIRMSASVEGMAEIIEQGRLMEWCRESIKWAQKEHGKENIVSAVLHMDEETPHLHVSLVPVVSGESKKQRTTKKRAAKDKEKAEKNGEEVPKKKRRYKKKATVETLRLCADDVMTQWDLKRRQTEYAVAMAPFGLERGEEGSPARHKDLAQYYKEQYELQRGRLDELLKELAGQEDLVKEKNREILKKDSQIREQEKELKETRSELTEKKNEIARQQQQLDNLLPLIVKAQDRLDTYTEAGEYAEDRIESADRLLQAADSREKEVAKVEKEALDRINNASISFLAKKEVERLAKENAELKLLVSGNATALEREAAATRHEKAGREKAERELQQLKETVSGTQTALERRHPLEARLIRELVSIEIKDPDYQDAILSGQTLTWKKYPFMDPATGKRIPEEYADNISVRIEGHGEDSFISMCGKRISDFFRDIWAKVKAALGIKQRQEEEKRKQHTQKPETGQTQEPPKKSRGRRM; encoded by the coding sequence ATGAGCCACTATACAGTCTGCCATTATGAGAAATGCTACGGTCCACCGGTGTCCTACTCCACCCATATCGAGAGGAAGAAGGCGGACGGAACGGAGCATGTGCCGTACAACATCAAGCGCAGAGACCTTACCAGACATAACAAGGAGTTTATAAAGGAAGCCCGGGAGATTGGCCGCAGCGCAGCCATCGAGAAAAGGCTTGATGCTGTCCGTCATCAGAAGGATGCCGACGGCAATGAATACGAGCGCAAGATCCGGAAAGGTCAGATATGCTGCATCGAGATCCGCATGAGCGCATCGGTAGAGGGTATGGCTGAGATCATCGAGCAGGGCAGGCTTATGGAATGGTGCCGGGAGTCAATCAAGTGGGCGCAGAAAGAACATGGCAAGGAAAACATCGTGAGTGCGGTTCTGCACATGGACGAGGAGACTCCGCACCTTCATGTGTCTCTTGTTCCTGTTGTGTCCGGAGAGAGCAAGAAGCAGAGGACTACAAAAAAGAGAGCCGCCAAGGATAAGGAGAAAGCGGAGAAGAATGGAGAGGAAGTCCCGAAGAAGAAACGCCGCTACAAGAAAAAGGCGACAGTGGAGACCTTGCGGCTGTGTGCCGATGATGTCATGACCCAATGGGATCTGAAAAGGCGGCAGACAGAGTATGCTGTTGCGATGGCGCCTTTCGGACTGGAGAGAGGTGAGGAAGGAAGTCCTGCCAGGCACAAGGATCTTGCCCAGTATTATAAGGAGCAATACGAGCTGCAACGCGGGCGGCTGGACGAATTGCTCAAGGAACTTGCCGGACAGGAGGATCTGGTGAAGGAGAAGAACAGGGAGATTCTTAAAAAGGACAGTCAGATCCGGGAGCAGGAAAAGGAACTGAAAGAGACCAGGAGTGAACTCACTGAAAAGAAAAATGAGATAGCCCGGCAACAGCAGCAGCTCGACAACCTTCTTCCGTTGATAGTGAAGGCGCAGGACAGGCTCGACACTTACACTGAAGCCGGAGAATATGCCGAGGATCGCATCGAGTCCGCTGACCGTCTTCTTCAGGCGGCGGACAGCAGGGAAAAAGAGGTTGCCAAGGTTGAGAAGGAGGCATTGGATAGGATAAACAACGCCTCGATAAGTTTCCTTGCCAAGAAAGAGGTGGAGAGGCTTGCAAAGGAGAATGCGGAGCTGAAGTTGCTCGTGTCCGGCAACGCCACCGCACTGGAGAGAGAAGCCGCTGCCACTCGGCATGAGAAAGCCGGAAGAGAGAAGGCGGAACGGGAACTGCAACAGTTGAAGGAGACCGTGTCTGGTACACAGACCGCACTTGAACGCAGACATCCTCTTGAAGCCCGGTTGATAAGGGAACTTGTGTCTATTGAGATTAAAGATCCGGATTATCAGGATGCCATTCTTTCGGGTCAGACCTTGACATGGAAGAAATATCCGTTTATGGATCCGGCGACAGGAAAGAGGATTCCGGAGGAATATGCCGATAATATCTCCGTGAGGATTGAAGGTCATGGAGAAGACTCGTTCATCTCCATGTGCGGTAAGCGTATCTCCGATTTCTTCCGGGATATCTGGGCAAAGGTGAAGGCTGCACTTGGAATAAAGCAGCGTCAGGAGGAAGAAAAAAGGAAGCAGCATACACAAAAGCCGGAAACCGGACAGACTCAGGAACCTCCGAAGAAAAGCAGGGGAAGGCGAATGTAG
- a CDS encoding radical SAM peptide maturase, with translation MEIIKSAAGHNYIYDRNTSYISLSSNYSPKENENQVNPHFAKKLDYLTRHGIISQEKSENNQYRLLTKKDIDDAIINTHQIILEVTDKCNLDCYYCGYGHFYDNYDARLNRDLPLDSFKTLYNYLKNLWETSYNKGCSYLRISFYGGEPLCNFQFIHDAVMYTRNNPILNKKIVFSMTTNAVLLDKYMDFLVENNFEILISLDGDKFNDSYRTFKNGTGSFDTVISNIDKLQSTYPIFFNKNIKFNSVLHNRNSVREANHFIYSRYNKRPMTNELNVFGIAKCKRAEFLKIFHSKTSEFNSMSNEEKQVYERQSPHIIQCEKWLFSTLMKTYSVNIFDALSDNFIESLDSNRQEIPTKTCIPFSRKIFVSVNGGIFPCERIGNEFNFGNISGNELYINYDNIIERYNQLFLKYITACKTCKAKDFCSVCVVSDINGYEVCNRAKPRNIEEIISFFEANPEEIREIIKNISII, from the coding sequence ATGGAAATAATAAAGTCTGCAGCGGGTCATAATTATATATATGATCGAAATACTAGTTACATTTCTCTATCTTCTAATTACAGTCCTAAAGAGAACGAGAATCAAGTAAATCCACACTTCGCTAAGAAGTTAGATTACTTAACTCGTCATGGTATCATTTCTCAAGAAAAGAGTGAAAATAATCAATACCGTCTTTTAACTAAAAAAGATATTGATGATGCAATAATCAATACTCATCAAATAATATTAGAAGTAACAGACAAATGTAACCTGGACTGTTACTACTGCGGCTATGGTCATTTTTATGACAATTATGATGCTAGATTAAATAGAGACTTACCTCTCGATTCATTCAAAACACTATATAATTATCTGAAGAATCTATGGGAAACATCCTATAATAAAGGGTGCTCTTATCTCCGTATATCATTTTATGGGGGTGAACCACTATGCAATTTCCAATTTATTCATGATGCTGTAATGTACACACGAAACAATCCTATTCTGAATAAAAAGATTGTTTTCTCAATGACTACAAATGCAGTTCTGTTAGACAAATATATGGATTTTTTAGTTGAAAATAACTTTGAAATTCTAATTAGTCTTGATGGAGATAAATTTAATGATTCATATCGAACTTTTAAAAATGGGACAGGGTCGTTCGACACAGTAATATCAAATATAGACAAGTTACAGTCCACATATCCGATATTCTTTAATAAGAATATCAAATTCAACAGTGTATTGCACAATCGTAATTCAGTAAGGGAAGCTAATCATTTTATATACTCCCGATATAATAAACGTCCAATGACCAATGAATTGAACGTTTTTGGTATAGCAAAATGTAAACGAGCTGAATTCCTAAAAATTTTTCATTCTAAAACATCTGAGTTTAACTCTATGTCTAATGAAGAAAAACAAGTATATGAGAGACAATCTCCTCATATAATTCAATGTGAGAAATGGCTCTTTAGTACCCTCATGAAAACATATTCAGTAAATATATTCGATGCTTTATCTGATAATTTTATTGAATCATTAGATTCTAATAGACAAGAGATTCCAACAAAAACCTGTATCCCATTTTCACGAAAAATATTTGTTTCTGTTAATGGTGGTATTTTTCCATGCGAAAGAATTGGAAACGAATTCAATTTCGGAAACATATCCGGGAATGAACTATATATAAATTACGACAATATAATTGAACGTTATAATCAATTATTTCTCAAGTATATAACTGCCTGCAAAACATGTAAAGCCAAAGATTTTTGTTCTGTATGCGTTGTATCTGATATAAATGGATACGAGGTTTGTAATCGAGCTAAACCTCGAAATATCGAAGAGATAATTTCCTTCTTTGAAGCCAATCCTGAAGAAATAAGAGAAATAATAAAAAATATATCTATCATCTAA
- a CDS encoding TonB-dependent receptor: MAFILFAVPMSAQQDDERLDSLIRTLELKEVVVTAKKIRQSGDTISYAASSYISKNDKTLEDLLRKMPGIEVKSDGQIIYNGQWINEFYIEGLDMLGSNYGVATKNIDAHDIGTVQILEDHQDVKMLQGVRRGAAPAMNIRLKQSAKGIWSSTFEGAIGSQPNISWDASASLMNFRRNAQNISVYKTNNIGVDLRPEINAPSTYTSSYGTGILYPETPSLSNKYTYRNTSHSLSVNQLLKLSEDKTFTFNLNYLFDKEKRNSNDETTYLSDSVARYIIKESNSSDIHQHFVGTHAVYKLNGKKIYLKNTLSANASFPKGEGLINDLILQKFSAHSIKIDDELKLNYKKHNGGIADASFHISYNDKKGLLNLPNNEFCQIVDQRSFNIDGSGSLIALSIPHFMFNLNGEVDASWQHANTNLDIDNQSMPDDQQTWQVGARVTPKIFWHYGQKFQWLIYVPAGFMYYKSDNQTWNYNKTFFSIRPYSNITYKPSDRLSFSLTTIGEESLPSAISIMVQKRFIDYRTTISNPGHIEATMNRTLKTAFNASYTNVLDMLFGSLALTYVQSRYGNSSGYDITDDIINYIRLPYSTNSRIWQLDQTFSKGFFRWNSKVSESFSIGMNNSEYYINDEIHEGKSKYLRAKLSYNATFTKWLSFETSNEYTLSKSFTDGKANDGTKHTFSNATSIILWPFKQLNVSPSVMFYNNNYSTSYRNNVFLNCNVEYTLGNTILSLQCSNLLNNDVFRRYNDNGIIRYSSEYRLRGRTIMVGIRIRIT, translated from the coding sequence TCCGGAAAATGCCCGGTATTGAGGTAAAATCGGACGGACAAATTATATATAATGGACAATGGATTAATGAGTTCTATATCGAAGGGTTAGATATGCTTGGCTCTAACTATGGAGTAGCCACCAAAAATATAGATGCGCATGACATTGGGACTGTACAAATTCTTGAAGACCACCAAGATGTAAAAATGCTCCAAGGCGTAAGGCGCGGAGCCGCACCAGCAATGAATATACGCCTAAAGCAGAGCGCAAAGGGTATCTGGTCGTCCACTTTTGAGGGTGCTATAGGAAGCCAGCCCAATATATCCTGGGACGCATCGGCCTCACTAATGAACTTCAGGCGTAATGCTCAAAATATATCGGTTTATAAAACCAATAACATCGGTGTTGATTTACGACCTGAAATCAACGCTCCATCTACATACACATCATCTTACGGAACTGGGATATTATATCCTGAAACTCCATCTTTATCTAACAAGTACACTTATAGAAACACCTCTCATAGCCTTTCAGTGAACCAGTTGCTGAAACTTAGTGAAGATAAAACATTTACGTTTAATCTAAATTATCTTTTCGACAAAGAAAAGCGTAATTCAAATGATGAAACAACGTATTTGTCTGACAGTGTGGCAAGGTATATCATCAAGGAATCTAATTCTTCTGATATACATCAGCATTTTGTTGGGACCCATGCTGTTTATAAACTTAATGGGAAGAAAATATACCTCAAAAATACTCTTTCCGCCAATGCGTCTTTTCCAAAAGGAGAAGGACTAATTAATGATTTAATTCTCCAAAAATTTTCAGCTCACTCAATAAAAATTGATGATGAATTGAAACTTAACTATAAGAAACATAATGGGGGAATTGCAGATGCTTCATTTCATATATCCTATAACGATAAGAAGGGATTATTGAATCTGCCTAATAATGAATTTTGTCAGATAGTAGATCAACGAAGCTTCAATATTGACGGAAGTGGCTCCTTGATTGCTCTTTCAATACCACACTTCATGTTTAATCTGAATGGAGAAGTTGATGCAAGTTGGCAACATGCTAATACCAATCTTGATATTGACAATCAGTCTATGCCTGATGATCAACAAACATGGCAGGTTGGTGCAAGGGTTACTCCAAAAATATTTTGGCATTATGGGCAAAAATTTCAATGGCTTATATATGTGCCTGCAGGTTTTATGTATTATAAGTCTGACAATCAAACTTGGAATTATAATAAAACATTCTTCTCGATAAGACCATATTCGAACATAACATATAAACCATCAGACCGGCTTTCGTTCTCACTTACCACAATAGGTGAAGAATCCTTACCTTCTGCCATATCCATTATGGTTCAAAAACGATTTATAGACTACCGCACAACCATCTCTAACCCGGGACATATTGAAGCGACAATGAACCGAACACTAAAAACGGCATTCAATGCGAGCTATACAAATGTGTTGGATATGCTATTTGGTAGCCTTGCATTAACGTATGTTCAATCGCGTTATGGCAATAGTTCCGGATATGACATAACTGACGATATTATTAATTATATAAGATTGCCATATTCTACAAATAGCCGGATATGGCAACTTGATCAAACATTTTCAAAAGGTTTTTTCCGATGGAACTCAAAGGTAAGTGAGTCATTTAGTATAGGCATGAATAATAGTGAATATTATATCAATGATGAAATTCATGAAGGCAAAAGCAAGTATCTTCGGGCTAAACTTTCATATAATGCGACGTTTACTAAATGGCTGTCTTTTGAGACCTCAAATGAATACACCCTATCCAAGAGCTTTACAGATGGCAAAGCTAATGATGGCACGAAACATACCTTCTCCAATGCCACGTCCATTATACTGTGGCCGTTTAAGCAACTGAATGTATCGCCATCTGTGATGTTCTATAATAATAACTACTCTACATCATATCGAAATAATGTGTTCCTGAATTGCAATGTTGAATATACTCTCGGAAACACCATATTGTCACTGCAATGCAGCAACTTGTTAAACAACGATGTTTTTCGAAGGTATAACGACAATGGAATCATTAGATACTCAAGCGAGTATCGTTTACGAGGACGCACTATTATGGTAGGCATTAGAATAAGAATAACATAA
- a CDS encoding GLPGLI family protein, whose amino-acid sequence MRILNALLASLMMLAGPAALAQVTVSYAMDTPTFTLAHEDTDKYETLDTCYLNVSYQFKYRNSEKDDSLSFDDIMDLQMGRYYNAFFSRDLRALDTQNTKELKSTMQFSTIPENYVGFDLLFNHKDSLTTVTNRLPYTSQVIEYSELSESPEWTYIPDEIATVMDYHCHVATCNYGGRNWKVYYTNDIPVPYGPWKLNGVKGLVLKAEDSENNFIFEAVGLTQKPQPIIRYDWSRKKMKKEDWKKFEQEMYKNAGAFVRNTGARILIMDNSEQGFHRLNEDWSQYYNPLEL is encoded by the coding sequence ATGAGGATTTTGAATGCACTTTTAGCATCTCTAATGATGCTTGCCGGGCCTGCTGCTTTAGCACAGGTTACTGTATCGTATGCTATGGATACGCCTACGTTCACCCTCGCGCACGAGGATACTGATAAGTATGAGACATTAGATACTTGCTATCTTAACGTTTCATACCAGTTCAAGTATCGCAATTCAGAGAAAGACGATTCTTTGAGTTTCGATGACATCATGGACTTGCAAATGGGCAGATACTACAACGCTTTCTTTAGCCGTGATTTGCGAGCTCTTGATACACAAAACACGAAAGAACTTAAATCCACAATGCAATTCTCTACTATTCCTGAGAATTATGTTGGGTTCGACCTTCTGTTCAATCATAAGGACTCACTGACTACAGTCACCAATCGTCTTCCATACACTTCTCAAGTCATTGAATACAGTGAACTATCAGAATCACCTGAATGGACGTATATACCAGATGAGATTGCTACTGTCATGGACTATCATTGTCATGTCGCAACATGCAATTATGGAGGAAGAAATTGGAAAGTGTATTATACAAATGACATTCCTGTTCCTTATGGACCGTGGAAGCTGAACGGAGTAAAAGGATTGGTCCTTAAGGCTGAAGACTCTGAAAACAACTTTATTTTTGAAGCTGTAGGTTTGACACAAAAGCCACAACCTATCATTCGCTATGACTGGAGTAGAAAGAAAATGAAGAAAGAAGATTGGAAAAAATTTGAACAGGAGATGTATAAAAACGCCGGGGCATTCGTCCGAAACACTGGTGCACGCATCCTTATCATGGACAACAGTGAACAAGGTTTTCATCGTCTCAATGAAGATTGGTCTCAATACTACAATCCATTAGAATTATAA
- a CDS encoding peptidase domain-containing ABC transporter, which yields MKKISIKLQKDAMKCGQTCLQMIAEYHGYIFADNLIESLCPATKEGVSLLALQETALLLGFKSICARMNICEISRITEPCILHWDQNHYVVLVEIKKNGSYYRIADPKKGISTCTRDEFLQHWISTTINGKHKGVVMLLTPTENIIRYTTETPKKRSNRFILGYITQFRKYFTQIILGLGLGCVLQLIMPFLTQAIVDVGIRHMDIGFIWLILLGELMIVVGRTATDFIRRWLLLHISMRINISLVSDFFIKLLKLPMSFFDTKLMGDLLQRIGDHTRVQNFLTGQVLNIIFTFLSFIIFGIVLFFYNPLIFGIFVTGSVCYGLWITSFLKKRKVLDYELFEQQAKNQNKTYQLITSMQEIKLQDCERRRRWEWEDTQADLFSVQMKSLKLQQTQEAGSIFINEVKNIMITVLAATAVINSQMTLGAMLAVQYIIGQLNSPVEQFMSFIYSLQDVKISLERINEIHEGRNEESDGNQVSKFDDGKSIDLSNVDFKYDPHALKKTLTDVSFDIPEGKVTAIVGASGSGKTTLIKLMLGYYPVMSGSISIAGRNINEYNLKWWRRHCGVVMQDGVIFSESIARNIAVDDGDIDIDRLEKAARIAHIHNYIMGLPLKYNTQIGRDGVGLSQGQKQRILIARAVYKNPDFIFLDEATNALDAKNERAIVENLDEFYKGRTVVVVAHRLSTVKNADQIIVLDRGKVVESGNHATLIEKKGAYYNLVKNQLELGN from the coding sequence ATGAAAAAGATTTCAATTAAATTACAAAAGGATGCCATGAAATGTGGGCAAACGTGCCTACAAATGATTGCTGAATATCATGGATATATTTTTGCTGATAATTTAATTGAATCTCTATGTCCTGCGACAAAAGAAGGAGTCTCATTACTTGCTTTACAAGAAACAGCACTATTACTTGGTTTCAAATCAATATGTGCTCGAATGAACATTTGTGAAATTTCAAGAATAACAGAACCTTGCATTCTTCACTGGGATCAAAACCACTATGTTGTTCTAGTTGAAATTAAGAAAAATGGCTCCTATTATAGAATAGCAGATCCAAAAAAAGGTATATCTACATGCACTAGAGATGAGTTTTTACAACATTGGATAAGCACAACCATTAATGGAAAACATAAAGGAGTTGTTATGTTATTAACTCCTACTGAAAATATTATCAGATACACAACTGAGACTCCTAAAAAACGCTCAAATCGTTTTATCCTAGGTTATATAACTCAATTTCGTAAATATTTCACACAGATTATCCTCGGTCTGGGTCTCGGGTGTGTGCTTCAGTTAATCATGCCGTTCCTGACACAGGCCATTGTAGATGTGGGTATAAGGCATATGGACATAGGTTTCATCTGGCTCATACTACTCGGAGAACTGATGATTGTAGTGGGCAGGACTGCCACGGATTTTATCCGGCGATGGTTACTGCTCCACATTTCCATGCGAATCAACATCTCTCTTGTAAGCGATTTCTTCATAAAGTTGCTGAAATTACCCATGTCGTTCTTTGACACAAAATTAATGGGAGATTTGCTACAACGGATTGGAGATCATACCCGTGTACAGAACTTCCTCACTGGTCAGGTGCTTAACATCATTTTCACATTCCTAAGCTTCATAATCTTCGGCATTGTTCTCTTCTTTTATAATCCTCTTATTTTCGGAATTTTCGTCACCGGAAGCGTTTGTTACGGACTATGGATAACCTCTTTTTTGAAAAAGCGCAAGGTCCTCGACTATGAACTGTTTGAACAGCAGGCAAAGAATCAGAACAAGACCTATCAGCTAATCACTTCCATGCAAGAGATAAAATTGCAGGACTGTGAGCGCCGCCGCCGTTGGGAATGGGAGGATACGCAAGCTGACCTCTTCAGTGTACAGATGAAATCGCTTAAACTCCAACAGACACAAGAAGCCGGCTCTATTTTTATCAATGAGGTAAAGAATATAATGATTACAGTGCTTGCGGCCACCGCTGTGATAAATTCTCAGATGACACTCGGAGCCATGCTTGCTGTGCAGTATATCATCGGGCAGCTCAACTCTCCGGTGGAGCAGTTCATGTCGTTCATCTATTCTCTACAGGATGTGAAGATTTCACTTGAACGCATTAATGAAATTCATGAGGGGAGAAATGAAGAATCCGACGGCAATCAGGTATCAAAGTTCGATGACGGAAAATCCATCGACCTTTCCAATGTCGATTTCAAGTATGATCCACACGCTCTCAAAAAGACGCTGACAGATGTGTCATTTGATATACCAGAAGGAAAAGTAACGGCTATTGTCGGGGCTTCCGGAAGTGGGAAAACTACCCTTATTAAGTTAATGCTGGGCTATTATCCGGTCATGTCCGGCTCAATCTCAATAGCAGGAAGAAACATAAACGAGTATAATCTAAAATGGTGGCGCCGGCATTGTGGAGTAGTCATGCAAGACGGTGTCATATTTTCAGAATCCATCGCTCGGAACATAGCAGTGGATGATGGAGATATTGACATAGATCGGCTTGAAAAAGCAGCTAGAATAGCCCATATCCATAATTATATTATGGGGTTACCTCTGAAATATAATACTCAAATCGGACGCGATGGTGTAGGTCTAAGTCAAGGACAAAAACAGCGAATACTCATTGCCCGAGCAGTCTATAAGAACCCCGACTTCATATTCCTCGATGAAGCTACAAATGCCCTTGATGCAAAAAATGAGAGAGCTATTGTAGAAAACCTCGATGAATTCTACAAAGGTAGAACTGTTGTCGTTGTGGCTCATCGCCTGTCAACAGTCAAGAATGCAGACCAAATTATAGTCCTCGATAGAGGTAAAGTTGTGGAGTCCGGCAATCATGCCACTCTTATAGAAAAGAAAGGGGCATATTATAATCTCGTTAAAAATCAACTTGAATTAGGAAATTGA
- a CDS encoding helix-turn-helix transcriptional regulator — MERKRLEDFASPTPSRWRENAIYRLENSRWLRRSQKIAMEMLDRMDFLGVNQKELAQRMGCTPQYVSKILKGKENLSLETICKIEDALDMEFQSIPVPAVVSL, encoded by the coding sequence ATGGAAAGAAAAAGATTGGAAGATTTTGCATCTCCAACTCCATCAAGATGGAGGGAAAATGCTATTTATCGGCTTGAAAACAGCCGATGGCTTCGACGTTCCCAGAAAATAGCTATGGAAATGCTTGACCGTATGGATTTTTTGGGAGTCAATCAGAAAGAACTTGCCCAAAGAATGGGATGTACCCCTCAATATGTTTCCAAGATTCTTAAAGGAAAAGAGAATTTATCCTTGGAGACAATTTGTAAGATTGAGGATGCCTTGGATATGGAGTTCCAATCTATCCCGGTTCCTGCGGTGGTATCATTATAA
- a CDS encoding recombinase family protein, with translation MIIGYARVSTTGQNLDGQTDLLTQSGCERIYSEKISGVKKERPQLDRMMDSLRSGDTVIITELTRLGRSVKELLSIIERIHEAGASIKSLRETWLDTTTPQGNLLLTIFAGLSQFERDLTRQRTRQGLEAARARGRKGGRPKSDESKVSTALKMYDSKLHSIDEITKATGISRATLYRAIDKRKKTT, from the coding sequence ATGATAATAGGCTACGCAAGAGTATCGACCACCGGGCAGAACCTCGATGGGCAAACAGATCTGCTCACCCAATCCGGATGTGAGCGGATATACAGTGAGAAGATATCCGGAGTTAAAAAGGAGCGTCCGCAACTTGACAGAATGATGGACTCACTCCGTTCCGGAGACACTGTGATAATAACGGAACTTACCCGGCTGGGGCGTTCCGTCAAGGAATTGCTCTCAATCATCGAGAGAATACATGAAGCCGGAGCGTCGATAAAATCACTGAGAGAGACATGGCTCGACACCACCACACCACAGGGTAATCTGTTGCTCACAATCTTTGCCGGACTCTCACAGTTTGAGAGAGACCTCACACGGCAGCGCACAAGGCAGGGACTTGAAGCTGCGAGGGCAAGAGGTCGTAAGGGAGGCAGACCAAAGTCTGATGAAAGCAAAGTATCTACCGCTCTGAAGATGTACGACTCAAAGCTGCACTCGATAGATGAGATAACCAAGGCAACCGGAATCAGCCGGGCAACCCTTTACAGAGCCATCGACAAACGCAAGAAAACAACATGA